A genomic region of Oncorhynchus mykiss isolate Arlee chromosome 2, USDA_OmykA_1.1, whole genome shotgun sequence contains the following coding sequences:
- the LOC100135906 gene encoding vitelline envelope protein alpha precursor (The RefSeq protein has 6 substitutions compared to this genomic sequence) — protein sequence MALQWSVVCLVAVAMLGCLCDAQLKWPYQPPQNPAQPLPPRPAEPLPQWPTQPLPQRPAEPLPQRPAQPLPQRPAQPLPQRPAQPLPQWPAQPLPQRPAQPLPQRPAQPLPQWPTQPLPQRPAEPLPQRPAQPLPQRPAQPLPQWPAQPLTQWPAQPFPQRPAQPLPQRPAQTLPQRPAQPFLQKPAQNIPQQIPYTKGDTKQTCEVVDKDKVLCGLSGINAAQCQAISCCFDGRMCFYGKTVTVQCTKDGQFVVVVSRDATLPKLELDSISLLGANGAHCTPVGTTSAFAIYQFKVTECGTVVTEEPDTIVYENRMSSSYVVGNGPFGDITRDSHYDLLFQCRYTGTSVETLIIEVRTYPNPNPVVSVDAVLHVELRLANGRCLSKGCDEMQEAYTSYYTVADYPVTKVLRDPVYAEVRILGMTDPNVVLILEQCWANTSPTGERLPRWDLLVNGCPYQDDRYLTVPIRSDSSYFPPGEFFSHYKRFLFKMFTFVDPTSMVPLQENVYIHCSATVCHALAGSCEQMCNRQRRDLSAQGQKKTKGDVVVSSQKVIMIDPRFYA from the exons ATGGCCTTGCAGTGGAAGGTTGTTTGTCTCGTAGCAGTGGCCATGCTTGGCTGTCTGTGTGACGCTCAATTGAAGTGGCCTTACCAACCCCCTCAGAACCCTGCCCAACCCCTTCCTCCGAGGCCTGCTGAACCTCTTCCTCAGTGGCCTACCCAACCCCTTCCTCAGAGGCCTGCTGAACCCCTTCCTCAGAGGCCTGCCCAACCCCTTCCTCAGAGGCCTGCCCAACCCCTTCCTCAGTGGCCTGCCCAACCCCTTCCTCAGAGGCCTGCCCAACCCCTTCCTCAGAGGCCTGCCCAACCCCTTCCTCAGAGGCCTGCCCAACCCCTTCCTCAGTGGCCTACCCAACCCCTTCCTCAGAGGCCTGCTGAACCCCTTCCTCAGAGGCCTGCCCAACCCCTTCCTCCGAGGCCTGCCCAACCCCTTCCTCAGTGGCCTGCCCAACCACTTACTCAGTGGCCTGCCCAACCCTTTCCTCAGAGGCCTGCCCAACCCCTTCCTCAGAGGCCTGCCAAAACCCTTCCTCAGAGACCTGCTCAACCCTTTCTTCAGAAGCCTGCCCAAAACATACCTCAACAGATACCCTACACCAAAGGCGACACAAAACAGACCTGTGAGGTTGTGGACAAGGACAAGGTGTTGTGTGGACTTTCTGGCATCAATGCTGCCCAATGCCAGGCCATCAGCTGCTGTTTTGATGGACGAATGTGCTTCTACGGGAAAACAG TGACTGTCCAGTGTACCAAGGATGGCCAGTTTGTGGTGGTGGTTTCCAGAGATGCCACTCTGCCTAAACTTGAGCTAGATTCCATCAGCCTGCTAGGGGCAAACGGAGCCCACTGCACCCCTGTCGGCACTACATCTGCCTTTGCCATCTACCAGTTCAAAGTTACTGAATGTGGAACTGTGGTGACG GAGGAACCTGATACTATTGTCTATGAGAACAGGATGTCTTCTTCATATGTAGTGGGGAATGGACCCTTCGGCGACATTACCAGGGACAGCCACTATGA CCTGCTCTTCCAGTGTCGGTATACTGGGACTTCTGTTGAGACACTGATTATCGAGGTGAGAACGTATCCAAACCCCAACCCAGTGGTCAGTGTTGATGCAGTTCTCCACGTGGAGCTCCGACTGGCCAATGGACGTTGTCTCTCCAAGGGATGTGATGAAA TGCAAGAAGCATACACCTCTTACTACACGGTGGCAGACTACCCTGTCACCAAGGTCCTCAGGGATCCCGTGTACGCTGAGGTTCGCATCCTGGGGATGACAGATCCCAATGTTGTCCTGATACTGGAGCAGTGCTGGGCCAACACAAACCCCACAGGTGAAAGGCTGCCCCGGTGGGACCTTCTAGTTAATGG GTGTCCCTACCAGGATGACCGTTACCTGACCGTGCCCATCCGCTCGGACAGCTCCTATTTCCCTCCGGGAGAATTCTTCTCCCACTACAAGCGCTTCCTCTTCAAGATGTTCACCTTTGTAGATCCCACATCGATGGTCCCCCTGCAGGAGAAC GTGTACATCCACTGTAGTGCAACAGTGTGCCACGCTCTAGCAGGCTCCTGTGAACAAATGTGCAACAGGCAAA GGAGAGATCTTTCTGCTCAAGGCCAAAAGAAGACTAAAGGAGATGTTGTGGTTTCCAGTCAAAAAGTCATCATGATTGACCCACGTTTTTATGCTTAA